A single genomic interval of Bradyrhizobium sp. sBnM-33 harbors:
- a CDS encoding glycosyltransferase family 4 protein gives MNEGSPLRLAFTHIPRRLWAGGYNYQSNLFQALSKFRSGEFAPVLFAGTGDDDADLAPLAAIPGVEVVRSAAFDGRVGLAAALAWGLDQGVMAEFRTHRIDAVFEAARFFGWRLPYPAVAWFPDFQHRRLPQLFPAAARWRREAGFRMQIASGRTVMLSSESSHRDFRKFYPGAKNEVCVVRFATGSSPAFLTANPAEIVAQYQLPEKYFYLPNQFYTHKNHQVVVDALAILAERGFDAVVCASGSTEDRRERGYFDEVMAGVRSRGLEKCFRHLGMIPLSHVYALLRACTGLINPSRSEGWSTAVEEAKSFGVPMILSDLDVHREQTNDTASYFGTDDPATLADHIIRVSQESGVPSVRSFVPGHDDHVAAFATGFARVIENTLKSSQHRG, from the coding sequence GTGAACGAAGGTTCGCCGCTGCGTCTCGCTTTTACGCACATTCCCCGCAGGCTCTGGGCCGGCGGCTATAACTATCAGAGCAATCTATTTCAGGCGCTGAGCAAGTTCCGCTCCGGCGAGTTTGCGCCCGTCCTGTTTGCCGGGACCGGTGATGATGATGCGGATCTTGCGCCGCTTGCCGCGATACCTGGTGTGGAGGTGGTGCGATCGGCGGCGTTCGACGGCCGTGTCGGTTTGGCTGCCGCGCTGGCCTGGGGATTGGACCAGGGGGTGATGGCAGAATTCCGGACGCACCGCATCGATGCCGTCTTCGAAGCTGCCCGCTTCTTTGGCTGGCGACTGCCTTATCCCGCAGTGGCCTGGTTTCCCGATTTTCAGCATCGACGATTGCCGCAGCTTTTTCCGGCGGCGGCGCGGTGGCGTCGCGAAGCCGGCTTCCGAATGCAGATTGCATCGGGGCGCACCGTCATGCTGAGCAGCGAAAGCTCGCATCGCGACTTCCGGAAGTTCTATCCCGGCGCGAAGAACGAGGTCTGTGTGGTTCGTTTCGCGACCGGGTCGTCGCCGGCGTTCCTGACCGCAAATCCGGCTGAGATCGTTGCGCAGTATCAGTTGCCTGAAAAATATTTCTACCTGCCAAATCAGTTCTACACGCACAAGAATCACCAGGTGGTCGTCGATGCGCTGGCCATCCTGGCGGAGCGAGGGTTCGATGCGGTCGTGTGCGCCTCGGGCAGCACCGAAGATCGGCGCGAGCGAGGCTATTTCGATGAGGTCATGGCGGGGGTCCGAAGTCGCGGGCTCGAAAAATGCTTCCGTCATCTGGGAATGATCCCGCTTTCGCACGTTTACGCGTTGCTGCGGGCGTGCACCGGGCTGATCAATCCGTCGCGATCGGAGGGATGGAGCACAGCCGTTGAAGAGGCGAAGTCGTTTGGCGTGCCGATGATATTGTCTGATCTTGACGTCCACCGCGAACAGACCAACGATACGGCGAGCTATTTCGGGACGGATGATCCCGCGACTCTGGCCGATCACATTATACGGGTCTCTCAGGAATCCGGCGTACCATCAGTTCGAAGTTTTGTTCCCGGCCACGATGACCACGTCGCTGCCTTTGCCACGGGCTTTGCGAGGGTTATTGAGAATACGCTGAAATCGTCGCAACATCGGGGATAG
- a CDS encoding NAD-dependent epimerase/dehydratase family protein, which produces MIIWVTGANGFIGRHLVRVLADRGNRVHGIGHGAIGEAERGRIGLAHWLNGEIDAANLNALAEHSGLPSMIFHLAGGSSVGLSIAQPFEDFSRTVTSTARLLEWLRGAARDCRLIVASSAAVYGDGHGGAIAVDAATLPMSPYGQHKLMMEQLCRTYAVTFGIRSTVARLFSVYGPNLRKQLPWDICSRFQAGERNLALGGTGAEVRDWTDVRDVARLLAVIGGKPQAETFQVINAGSGLGTTVARVATMLAECWGGTVSVQFSGIVRAGDPSSLLADDATLRALPFEWTIPAAQGFADYVLWFKGQSR; this is translated from the coding sequence ATGATCATCTGGGTTACTGGCGCCAATGGCTTCATTGGCCGGCATCTCGTCAGGGTGCTGGCCGATCGAGGCAATCGCGTTCACGGCATCGGTCACGGCGCGATTGGCGAAGCCGAACGGGGGCGGATCGGTCTCGCGCATTGGCTGAACGGCGAAATCGATGCGGCCAATCTCAACGCGCTTGCGGAGCACTCCGGACTGCCGTCGATGATTTTCCATCTGGCCGGCGGGTCGTCGGTCGGGTTGTCGATCGCGCAGCCGTTTGAGGATTTTTCGCGCACTGTTACGAGCACGGCCAGGCTGCTGGAGTGGCTCCGCGGGGCCGCCAGGGATTGTCGCTTGATTGTCGCGTCGAGCGCGGCAGTCTATGGAGACGGTCATGGGGGAGCGATTGCGGTAGATGCCGCAACGCTGCCGATGTCGCCCTATGGGCAGCACAAGCTGATGATGGAGCAGCTCTGCCGAACTTATGCCGTCACCTTTGGCATACGCAGCACGGTGGCGCGGCTGTTCTCGGTCTACGGCCCAAACTTGCGCAAGCAATTGCCATGGGACATCTGCTCCCGCTTTCAAGCTGGTGAACGGAACCTGGCGTTGGGAGGAACAGGTGCGGAGGTGCGGGACTGGACCGATGTTCGCGACGTCGCCCGGCTGTTGGCGGTGATCGGCGGAAAGCCGCAGGCGGAGACCTTTCAAGTGATCAACGCTGGCTCCGGGCTTGGAACGACGGTGGCACGGGTTGCTACCATGCTTGCAGAATGCTGGGGCGGAACCGTATCGGTACAATTTTCGGGCATTGTGCGCGCCGGCGATCCGTCAAGTCTGCTGGCGGACGACGCAACGCTCCGCGCTCTGCCCTTCGAGTGGACGATCCCGGCTGCACAGGGCTTTGCGGACTACGTCTTGTGGTTCAAGGGTCAGAGCCGGTGA
- a CDS encoding class I SAM-dependent methyltransferase — translation MVWLRNQPDQRQLVLDAFYDDPLIDAAKRYFASAEWQAVSKFLENRTGKALDVGAGRGIASYALARSGFAVTALEPDPSVVVGTAAIRGLAAEAGLPIEVVEEFSERLPFADGVFDVVFARAVLHHMRDLDSACREMFRVLRPGGMLIAAREHVISRESDLGAFLDQHPLHHLYGGEHAYLLDRYIGALRNAGFAAIEVLSPLKSPINLFPHTIETLQVAVVERLTDKIPVRPIWRAALASRSVLTSLLSMAERFDHRPGRLYSFVCHKAQS, via the coding sequence GTGGTTTGGCTGCGCAACCAGCCGGACCAGCGTCAGCTTGTGCTCGACGCGTTCTATGACGACCCTCTGATCGATGCGGCGAAGCGTTATTTTGCCAGTGCCGAATGGCAAGCGGTTTCGAAGTTTTTGGAGAATCGGACCGGCAAGGCGCTCGACGTCGGCGCCGGGCGCGGAATTGCGAGCTACGCGCTGGCGCGAAGCGGATTTGCGGTCACTGCGCTCGAGCCTGACCCCAGCGTCGTGGTCGGGACGGCGGCGATCCGAGGGCTCGCGGCCGAGGCTGGCTTGCCGATCGAGGTGGTCGAGGAGTTTTCCGAGCGCCTCCCGTTCGCTGACGGCGTGTTCGATGTCGTGTTCGCGCGCGCCGTGCTGCACCATATGCGCGATCTCGACAGCGCCTGCCGGGAAATGTTCCGCGTGCTTCGTCCGGGCGGAATGCTCATCGCCGCGCGCGAACACGTGATCAGCAGGGAATCCGATCTCGGGGCATTCCTCGATCAGCATCCCCTGCATCACCTCTATGGCGGCGAGCACGCGTATCTTCTCGATCGATATATCGGCGCGTTGAGGAATGCGGGATTTGCTGCGATCGAGGTGCTGTCGCCGCTCAAGAGCCCGATCAATCTGTTTCCCCATACAATCGAGACGCTGCAGGTGGCCGTCGTGGAAAGATTGACGGACAAGATTCCGGTCAGGCCCATTTGGCGCGCCGCACTCGCTTCCAGGAGCGTCCTCACCTCGCTACTTTCGATGGCAGAGCGCTTTGACCACCGGCCCGGCCGACTTTACTCGTTTGTCTGTCACAAGGCGCAGTCATGA
- a CDS encoding glycosyltransferase, with protein sequence MRVFQNNGLSRGFQAHRRRLPYQSFAAGRAQFLDTRFTASHILLPVLTNGPNAFYANGDDKDLQLLWAKENGLQTEDLEQILLAQIEQHRTEVFYNLDPIRYGSEFVAKLPGCVKKSVGWRAAPSGNADLTKYDLIVCNFPSILERWRKKGCRVAYFFPAHDPVMDAYAAARSDELDLIFIGGFSRHHVKRSQALRAAASAPGVRARFYLEDSRLTRLANFLPPLPALRSYRHPDEIRKIRADPLYGRDAYAAIAKSRIVFNGAVDMAGEDRGNMRCFEATGGGAVLLTDAGRYPEGFVNGETMLQYSSPEQIPELIDKLMRDETLARSIAQAGCAMVKERYSKQLQWAKFQDLI encoded by the coding sequence ATGCGTGTTTTCCAGAACAACGGCTTGTCCCGCGGATTCCAGGCCCATCGTCGCCGCTTGCCGTATCAAAGTTTCGCCGCCGGACGAGCGCAGTTTTTGGATACCAGATTTACGGCGTCCCATATCCTTCTGCCCGTACTGACCAACGGCCCGAATGCATTTTATGCCAACGGAGACGACAAGGACCTGCAACTGCTCTGGGCGAAAGAGAACGGTCTGCAGACAGAAGATCTGGAGCAAATTCTGCTCGCGCAGATCGAGCAACATCGCACTGAAGTGTTCTACAATCTTGACCCGATCCGTTACGGCAGCGAGTTTGTCGCGAAATTGCCGGGTTGCGTGAAGAAATCGGTTGGCTGGCGCGCTGCGCCGTCCGGAAACGCAGACCTGACGAAATACGACCTGATCGTATGCAACTTTCCTTCAATTCTCGAGCGTTGGCGAAAAAAGGGCTGTCGAGTAGCGTATTTTTTCCCGGCGCACGATCCGGTGATGGATGCCTATGCCGCAGCTCGAAGTGATGAACTCGATCTCATCTTCATCGGCGGATTCTCGCGCCATCACGTCAAGCGCAGCCAAGCCCTTCGGGCGGCGGCTTCAGCGCCCGGTGTGCGGGCACGTTTTTACCTCGAAGATTCGCGTCTTACCCGATTGGCCAATTTTCTTCCTCCTCTGCCTGCGCTGCGCTCATATCGTCATCCGGACGAAATTCGGAAGATTCGCGCCGATCCGTTGTATGGCCGCGATGCCTATGCCGCGATCGCCAAGAGCCGGATCGTTTTCAACGGCGCCGTCGACATGGCGGGAGAAGATCGCGGCAATATGAGATGCTTTGAGGCGACAGGGGGCGGAGCGGTCCTTCTGACCGACGCGGGGCGCTATCCGGAAGGCTTCGTTAATGGCGAAACCATGTTGCAATATTCCTCGCCTGAACAAATACCGGAATTGATCGACAAGCTCATGAGAGATGAAACCCTGGCAAGATCCATCGCTCAGGCGGGGTGCGCCATGGTAAAGGAGCGCTATAGCAAACAACTGCAATGGGCGAAATTTCAGGATCTGATCTGA
- a CDS encoding acyltransferase, producing MRRILIGLIDAILGWKSRFSGAVSIGRGSTIAWRRIRRAAGNVLSVGEDSIVHADISFEETGGKIQIGSRTFIGRSHLVCYRSLSIGDDVIMSWGITIVDHDSHSVDWIDRRNDVREWSAGRKDWKKIAHAPVVVSNRAWIGFNVSVLKGVTIGEGAAIGACSVVTRDVPPYTLAAGNPARVIRTLSAPPDASIEG from the coding sequence CTTTTCCGGGGCAGTAAGTATCGGACGTGGGTCGACGATCGCATGGCGCCGCATCAGGCGGGCGGCAGGCAACGTTTTGTCGGTAGGAGAAGATTCGATCGTCCACGCTGATATCAGTTTCGAGGAAACGGGAGGCAAAATTCAGATCGGAAGCCGCACATTTATCGGACGAAGTCATCTGGTCTGCTATCGAAGCCTCTCCATCGGCGACGATGTCATCATGTCGTGGGGGATTACGATTGTGGACCACGATTCCCACAGCGTCGATTGGATAGACCGCCGGAACGACGTTCGCGAATGGAGTGCCGGCCGGAAAGATTGGAAGAAGATCGCGCACGCGCCAGTGGTGGTGAGCAATAGGGCTTGGATCGGATTCAACGTGAGTGTGCTGAAGGGAGTCACGATTGGAGAGGGTGCCGCAATCGGAGCCTGTTCAGTCGTCACCAGGGATGTTCCGCCGTACACGTTGGCTGCCGGGAATCCGGCCAGAGTGATCCGGACATTAAGCGCCCCGCCAGATGCAAGTATCGAAGGTTGA